A DNA window from Capnocytophaga sp. ARDL2 contains the following coding sequences:
- a CDS encoding hydroxymethylglutaryl-CoA lyase produces MKKVKIIECPRDAMQGIKDFIPTDIKVNYLQSLLDVGFDSLDFGSFVSPKAIPQMQDTAEVLSRLDLSKTQSKLLAIVANTKGAEMAAQYPEIQYLGFPFSISENFQMRNTHKTIAESIVTLQEILDIAQKSGKEVVAYLSMGFGNPYGDPWNVEIVGEWTEKLDRMGVKILSLSDTIGSSTPKDISYLFSNLITKYPHIEFGAHLHTTPDTWHEKVDAAFKAGCTRFDGAIKGFGGCPMAKDDLTGNMPTEKMLTYFTANKVDTNVKMTSFESAYNEALKIFTNYH; encoded by the coding sequence ATGAAAAAAGTAAAAATCATAGAATGTCCGCGTGATGCCATGCAAGGTATCAAAGATTTTATTCCTACAGATATAAAGGTCAATTATTTACAATCATTATTAGATGTCGGGTTTGACTCGTTGGATTTTGGAAGTTTTGTGTCTCCAAAAGCCATTCCTCAGATGCAGGATACAGCTGAGGTGCTTTCTCGTTTAGATTTGAGCAAAACACAATCAAAATTGTTGGCGATTGTAGCCAATACCAAAGGTGCTGAAATGGCAGCTCAATATCCAGAAATTCAATATTTGGGATTTCCATTTTCTATTTCAGAAAATTTTCAAATGCGAAATACACATAAAACCATCGCAGAGTCGATTGTAACTTTGCAAGAGATTTTGGATATCGCACAAAAATCTGGAAAAGAAGTGGTAGCCTATTTGTCGATGGGATTTGGAAATCCGTATGGAGACCCTTGGAATGTGGAAATAGTAGGAGAATGGACAGAGAAATTAGATAGAATGGGAGTGAAAATTTTATCTTTGTCAGATACAATAGGTAGCTCTACACCTAAAGATATTTCGTATTTATTTAGTAATTTAATAACTAAATATCCGCATATAGAATTTGGAGCTCATTTGCACACAACTCCAGATACCTGGCATGAAAAAGTAGATGCTGCATTCAAAGCGGGGTGTACAAGATTTGATGGAGCTATCAAGGGGTTTGGAGGATGTCCAATGGCGAAAGATGATTTAACAGGGAATATGCCAACCGAAAAAATGTTGACTTACTTCACAGCAAATAAAGTAGATACAAATGTAAAAATGACATCATTTGAATCGGCATATAATGAAGCATTGAAAATTTTCACAAA
- a CDS encoding thiol-disulfide oxidoreductase DCC family protein: MNEIPQGKTVILFDGVCNFCNDYVQKIIQWDKKEQFVFASLQSEVGEKIRKYIGIEKDIDSIVYYRPGYAYYLRGDAIAEIIKDTNHWNSPMALIRFVPKPLRDFGYDYFAKNRYKWYGKKEKCMVPTPEIRKRFL; encoded by the coding sequence ATGAACGAAATACCACAAGGAAAAACAGTAATATTATTTGATGGAGTATGTAATTTTTGCAATGATTATGTACAGAAAATCATACAATGGGACAAAAAAGAACAATTTGTCTTTGCGTCCTTACAATCAGAAGTGGGAGAAAAAATACGCAAATACATTGGAATCGAAAAAGATATCGATTCTATCGTGTATTACCGTCCAGGTTATGCCTATTATCTACGAGGCGATGCCATAGCAGAAATTATTAAAGATACCAATCATTGGAATAGTCCAATGGCGTTGATACGATTTGTACCCAAACCGTTGCGCGATTTTGGCTATGATTACTTTGCCAAAAATCGCTACAAATGGTACGGCAAAAAAGAAAAATGTATGGTGCCAACTCCTGAAATAAGAAAGAGATTTTTGTAG